The genomic DNA CTCGCGGTCTTCGGCGGCGCGCTCACGCGACAGGCGCCCGATGCTGGGCAGGTCGTCGAGGCCGATGTAGTCGCCGCTCAGGATGGCCATGCGCTCCACCACGTTGCGCAGCTCGCGCACGTTGCCCGGCCAGCTGCGCTCGGACAGCGCCTCGAGCACGTCGTCGTCCATGGGCTTCTCGCGCAGCCCGTTCTCGCGGCAGAACTCGCGCAAGAACGACACGGCCAGCGCCGGGATGTCCGAGGAGCGCTCGCGCAGGGCGGGCGTGCGCAGCGGCACCACGTTCAGGCGGAAGAAGAGGTCCTCGCGGAAGCGCCCCTCGGCCACGTCGGCCTCGAGGTCGCGGTTGGTGGCCGCCACGATGCGCACGTCCACGGCGATGCTGCGCTCGGAGCCCACGCGCGTGATCTCCCCGCTCTGCAGCGCGCGCAGCACCTTGGCTTGCGCGCTGGCGCTCATGTCGCCGATCTCGTCCAGGAACAGCGTGCCCCCGTGCGCCAGCTCGAACACGCCCTTCTTGCGGCCGGCTGCGCCCGTGAACGCGCCGCGCTCGTAGCCGAACAGCTCGCTCTCGATGAGCTCGGCCGGGATGGCCGCGCAGTTCACCTTCACGAAGGCCTCTTTGCTGCGCTGGCTGAGGCGATGCATCGCGCGCGCCACCAGCTCCTTGCCCGTGCCGCTCTCGCCCGTGATCAACACGCGGCCGTTGGTGGGGGCCACCTTCTCCACCTGTGCGAACAGCTGCCGCATGGCGGGGCTCTCGCCGATCATCTCGTAGCGGTGCTGCACCTGCCCGCGCAGGCGCTCCACCTCGCGCTCCAGCTGCCAGGTCTTGAGCGCGTTGCGCACGCTCACCAGCACGCGCTCGCGGTCCAGCGGCTTCTCGAAGAAGTCGGTGGCGCCCAGCTGCACGGCCTGCACGGCCTCGGCCACGGAGGCGTGGCCCGACACCATCAGCACGGGCAGGCGGCGCGACTCGGGGCGCGCGCGGATCTTCTCGAGCGCCTCGATGCCGCTCATCTTGGGCAGGCGGATGTCGAGGATGATCAGGTCCACCTCGTGCTCGTCCAGCGCCAGCAGGCCCGCCTCGGCGCTCTCGGCCTCGGCCACCTCGAAGCCGGCGCCCTCCAGCACCATGCGCAGCGTGCGGCGGATGTTGCGCTCGTCGTCCACCACCAGGATGGTGGTCTTGGGGATGGGTAGGGACGCGGCGGCGCTCATGGCGTGCACTCCGGGAGCAGGCCGGCCGCCAGCTCCACGTTCATGCGCAGGCGGGCGTCGGTGCCCGGCGTGGTGTGCACGCGGCACTCGTGGTCCACGATCACGGCTTCGGCGCGGTAGTCGATGGTGCGGAGCATCGCGAGGGCACGCTCGGCGCCCAGGGCGAAGACCGCGGTGCTGAGGGCGTCGGCGTAGAGGCCAGAGGGGGCCAGCAAGGTCACGCTCATGGTGCGGTCCGCCGGCAGGCCCGTGCGCACGTCGATGATGTGGTGATAGCGCCGCCCGTCGCGGAAGAAGGCATGCTCGTAGTCCCCCGAGGTGCTGATGCTCATGTCGGTGGCCTCGAGGGCCGCGAAGTAGCTGTTCTGACCCTGCTGCCGCGGGTGCTGGATGCCCACGCGCCAGTCACGCGAGCCGCGCTGGCCGTGCACCTGCACCTGCCCGCCGCCGAAGATCATGTAGTCGTTGATGCCAGCAGCGCGCAGCACCTCGCCCGCGCGGTCGAGCGCGTAGCCCTTGGCGATGCCGCCCGTGCCGATGGCCATGCCGGCGCGGCGCAGGAACACGGTGCTGGCCGCCTCGTCCACCACGATGTCCTGATAGCGGATCAAGGGCAGCTGGCGCCGCAGGTCACGCGTGCTCGGGACGCGCTCCTCGTGCGGCGGAAAGCTGTACAGCCCGCGCAGGGCCGCCCACGACAGGTCGAACGCGCCGTCGCTCCAGCGCGAGACGTCGAGGCCCGCCTTGATCACCGCCAGCACGTCGGGCCCCACCACCACCGGCTCGCGCCCCGCGTTGCGGTTGATGTTGGAGATGGCGCTGTCCTCGCGCCACTCGCTGAGCACGTCCTCGAGCCGCGCGATCTCGGCGAAGGCGGCGCGGATGGCGGGCTCGGCCACCTCGGGCGTGGAGACCACGTTGATGCGGAAGATCGTCCCCATCAGCGGCCGGCTCAGGCTGATGTAGCGCAGCTCGTCGTGCTCGCCGGTGGCCGGGCTGGCGGTCTCGGGGGCCACCGGGGTCGCCGCGCCGGCGTCTTCCGCAGCGCGATCGCCACACGACGCCAGCGATGATCCGAGGCCCACGACGAGGAAAAGCCCCGCGCAATGACGCCGCGCACGAGAGAGCGGCGGACTCGCGACCAGGGGTCGCCAGGCGGGGAAGGCGTTGCGCACAGCCTAGCCTTGCGTTCCACGGCCTCGGGCGCAAGTTCCGGGCGCCCGATGCTATCTTCCGCGACCATGCGCCTGCCGCCCCCCCGCTCCCGCCGCCTCGTCACGTGCACGCTCGCGCTCCTGTCCGCGGTCACGTCGCTGCTGGCGGCCGCACCGTCGGCGCGGGGCATCGGTGAGGCCACCCGGGTGGACGTGCGCGGGGTGGTCCTGGGGGCTGCCCGCGAAGAAGACGAGCCGCGGCCCAGCGCGCGCCGCCGCATCGCCTGGGAGGCCCGCAAGCGCACCAGCATCGAGACCCGCCTGCGCCCCTCGCGGGCTCGCTTGGACGACCCGTCCATCTTCGAGACCCCGCTACTGTACCTGGCCGGCGATGCTGGCTTTGCCGACCCGAGCGAGGCCGAGGTGGTGGGCCTGCGCCGCTTCGTGGACTTCGGGGGGTTCGTGGTCATCGACGACGCAGAGCCCACGCGCGATGCGTTCGACACCAGCGTGCGGCGCTTGCTGCAGCGCGCGTTCCCCACGCGTCCGCTGCGGCCCATCCCGTCGGACCACACGCTCTTCCGCTCGTTCTACCTGTTGTACGGGCCGGCGGGGCGCCTGCGGGGGGAGCGCCCGCTCGAGGGCATCGAACGCCAGGGCCGGATGGGTGTGGTGTACAGCCGCGCCGACATGGGCGGCGCGTGGGCGCGGGACAACCTGGGCACCTGGCAGCACGCGGTGGAGGGTGGCGACACGCAGCGCGAGCTGGCCATCCGGCTCGGCGTGAACCTGATCATGTACGCGCTCTGCCTGGACTACAAAGACGACCAAGTGCATGCGCCGTTCATCATGCG from Sandaracinaceae bacterium includes the following:
- a CDS encoding sigma-54-dependent Fis family transcriptional regulator — protein: MSAAASLPIPKTTILVVDDERNIRRTLRMVLEGAGFEVAEAESAEAGLLALDEHEVDLIILDIRLPKMSGIEALEKIRARPESRRLPVLMVSGHASVAEAVQAVQLGATDFFEKPLDRERVLVSVRNALKTWQLEREVERLRGQVQHRYEMIGESPAMRQLFAQVEKVAPTNGRVLITGESGTGKELVARAMHRLSQRSKEAFVKVNCAAIPAELIESELFGYERGAFTGAAGRKKGVFELAHGGTLFLDEIGDMSASAQAKVLRALQSGEITRVGSERSIAVDVRIVAATNRDLEADVAEGRFREDLFFRLNVVPLRTPALRERSSDIPALAVSFLREFCRENGLREKPMDDDVLEALSERSWPGNVRELRNVVERMAILSGDYIGLDDLPSIGRLSRERAAEDRESSSPLRPSSIPAPMDGSGERLSLRDYREAAEKQYIVSTLDEVAWNISRASHLLGVERTNLHKKMRAYGIRRDDEAE
- a CDS encoding DUF4159 domain-containing protein, whose protein sequence is MRLPPPRSRRLVTCTLALLSAVTSLLAAAPSARGIGEATRVDVRGVVLGAAREEDEPRPSARRRIAWEARKRTSIETRLRPSRARLDDPSIFETPLLYLAGDAGFADPSEAEVVGLRRFVDFGGFVVIDDAEPTRDAFDTSVRRLLQRAFPTRPLRPIPSDHTLFRSFYLLYGPAGRLRGERPLEGIERQGRMGVVYSRADMGGAWARDNLGTWQHAVEGGDTQRELAIRLGVNLIMYALCLDYKDDQVHAPFIMRRRGGTP
- a CDS encoding FAD:protein FMN transferase; translation: MGLGSSLASCGDRAAEDAGAATPVAPETASPATGEHDELRYISLSRPLMGTIFRINVVSTPEVAEPAIRAAFAEIARLEDVLSEWREDSAISNINRNAGREPVVVGPDVLAVIKAGLDVSRWSDGAFDLSWAALRGLYSFPPHEERVPSTRDLRRQLPLIRYQDIVVDEAASTVFLRRAGMAIGTGGIAKGYALDRAGEVLRAAGINDYMIFGGGQVQVHGQRGSRDWRVGIQHPRQQGQNSYFAALEATDMSISTSGDYEHAFFRDGRRYHHIIDVRTGLPADRTMSVTLLAPSGLYADALSTAVFALGAERALAMLRTIDYRAEAVIVDHECRVHTTPGTDARLRMNVELAAGLLPECTP